From one Simplicispira suum genomic stretch:
- a CDS encoding glycerate kinase type-2 family protein: MPDPSPPSLPPAVAPRALLRAMFDAAVASAQPERCVPPHLPDPAEVRGRLIVIGAGKASAAMARAVEQHWPGPLWGLVVTRYGYAVPCERIEIVEAAHPVPDAVGEQAARRMLALCEGLRADDFVLCLISGGGSSLLPLPLPGVTLADKQALSRGLLQSGATIREMNCVRRHLSAIKGGRLAAACHPAQVLTLLISDVPGDDPMDIASGPTVADPTHCADALEILQRYGMDLPDGVRVLLETGAGESVKPGDARLARCESRIVAAPQQALEAAAQVARDAGYPAYILGDALEGEARDMGTLLAGIARQVADRGQPVAGPCVLLSGGESTVTVRGDGRGGRNVECLLACALALAGHPRIYGLAADTDGVDGQEEIAGAWLAPDTLARAWALGINPRASLATNDGHGFFGALGDSVVSGPTRTNVNDFRALLIR; the protein is encoded by the coding sequence ATGCCTGATCCATCGCCACCCTCTCTGCCGCCTGCAGTTGCGCCCCGCGCGCTGCTGCGCGCCATGTTCGACGCAGCCGTGGCTTCGGCGCAGCCCGAGCGCTGCGTACCGCCCCATTTGCCCGACCCGGCAGAGGTGCGTGGGCGGCTGATCGTCATCGGGGCGGGCAAGGCGTCTGCGGCCATGGCACGCGCGGTGGAGCAGCACTGGCCGGGGCCGCTCTGGGGCCTGGTGGTGACGCGCTACGGTTATGCCGTGCCCTGCGAGCGCATTGAAATTGTTGAGGCCGCGCACCCGGTACCCGATGCGGTGGGCGAGCAGGCCGCGCGGCGCATGTTGGCGCTGTGCGAAGGCTTGCGGGCCGATGATTTCGTGCTGTGCCTGATTTCAGGCGGTGGCTCATCGCTGCTGCCCTTGCCGCTGCCGGGGGTCACGCTGGCCGACAAGCAGGCGCTGTCGCGTGGGCTGCTGCAGTCGGGCGCCACCATCCGCGAGATGAACTGCGTGCGCCGCCACCTCTCGGCCATCAAAGGGGGGCGCCTGGCGGCAGCGTGCCACCCGGCGCAGGTGTTGACGCTCTTGATTTCCGACGTGCCCGGCGACGATCCGATGGACATTGCCTCCGGCCCCACCGTGGCCGACCCGACGCACTGCGCCGACGCACTGGAGATTCTGCAGCGCTACGGTATGGATCTGCCCGATGGCGTGCGCGTGCTGTTGGAAACAGGGGCCGGCGAATCGGTCAAGCCGGGTGATGCGAGGCTTGCCCGCTGCGAGAGCCGAATCGTTGCCGCGCCGCAGCAGGCGCTGGAAGCCGCAGCGCAGGTGGCGCGTGACGCGGGCTACCCGGCCTACATCCTGGGCGACGCCCTGGAGGGCGAGGCGCGTGACATGGGCACGTTGCTGGCCGGTATTGCACGCCAGGTGGCCGACCGGGGGCAGCCGGTAGCAGGGCCCTGCGTACTGCTCTCGGGCGGTGAGAGCACAGTGACCGTGCGCGGCGATGGGCGCGGCGGGCGCAATGTGGAGTGCCTGCTGGCGTGCGCCCTGGCGCTGGCAGGCCACCCGCGCATCTACGGTCTGGCGGCAGACACCGACGGTGTCGACGGGCAGGAGGAAATCGCCGGCGCCTGGCTGGCGCCCGATACGCTGGCGCGGGCCTGGGCACTGGGGATCAACCCCCGCGCCAGCCTTGCGACCAACGATGGGCATGGGTTTTTTGGCGCGCTGGGCGACTCGGTGGTGTCGGGGCCAACGCGCACCAATGTGAACGATTTTCGGGCGCTACTTATTCGGTAG
- a CDS encoding nitrite reductase, with protein sequence MTTRKLARLAALALSSLALIAVAQEKKPFASDTELNYQAGSSPMGDVPMYQSMNPKAPKMTQAEFDRARQIYFERCAGCHGVLRKGATGKPLTPDITLAKGTDYLKVFIAYGSPAGMPNWQTSGEMDEATVDMMARYVQQDPPVPPEFGMADMKKTWKVLIAPDKRPKKKMNKYNISNIFSTTLRDAGEIALIDGDSKEIISVLKTGYAVHISRMSASGRYLFVIGRDAKVNMIDMWMEHPETVAEIRTGLEARSIESSKFKGYEDKYAIAGSYWPPQFVIMDGDTLEPLKIVSTRGNVVGTQEYHPEPRVASIVGSHFKPEFVVNVKETGKTLMVDYSDLNALKMTEIGSAPFLHDGGLDSTKRYFMVAANNSNKISVFDLKEDKLAAIVDVGKIPHPGRGANFIHPKFGPVWATGHLGDETISLIGTDPKKNKQYAFKEVAKLTGPGGGALFVKSHPKSNHLYSDAPLNPDPKVSQAVVVFDIKNLDKGYVTLPIAEWADIKDDGAKRVVQPEFNKAGDEVWFSVWSAKDKVSAIVVVDDKTLKLKKVIKDPRLVTPTGHFNLHNTQNDVY encoded by the coding sequence ATGACTACCCGCAAGCTGGCGCGCCTCGCGGCCCTGGCACTTTCCTCGCTGGCGCTGATCGCTGTAGCCCAGGAAAAGAAACCCTTTGCCTCGGATACCGAGCTGAATTACCAAGCTGGCTCTTCGCCCATGGGTGATGTACCCATGTACCAGAGCATGAACCCCAAAGCACCCAAGATGACGCAGGCCGAGTTCGACCGGGCCCGCCAAATCTATTTTGAGCGCTGCGCGGGATGCCACGGCGTGCTGCGCAAGGGCGCCACCGGCAAACCGCTGACACCCGACATCACGCTCGCCAAGGGCACCGACTACCTCAAGGTCTTCATTGCCTACGGTTCGCCCGCCGGCATGCCGAACTGGCAGACCTCGGGTGAAATGGACGAAGCCACGGTCGACATGATGGCTCGCTACGTCCAGCAAGACCCCCCGGTCCCGCCGGAATTCGGCATGGCCGACATGAAGAAGACCTGGAAAGTTCTCATTGCTCCGGACAAGCGTCCGAAGAAGAAGATGAACAAGTACAACATCAGCAACATCTTCTCGACCACGCTGCGCGATGCGGGTGAGATTGCGCTGATCGACGGTGATTCGAAGGAAATCATCAGCGTTCTCAAGACCGGCTATGCCGTGCACATCTCGCGCATGTCGGCTTCGGGCCGCTACCTGTTCGTGATTGGCCGGGACGCCAAGGTCAACATGATCGACATGTGGATGGAGCACCCCGAGACCGTGGCAGAAATCCGCACGGGCTTGGAAGCACGTTCTATCGAGAGCAGCAAGTTCAAGGGCTATGAAGACAAGTACGCGATTGCCGGTTCTTACTGGCCGCCGCAATTCGTCATCATGGATGGCGACACGCTTGAGCCGCTCAAAATCGTCTCGACCCGCGGCAACGTGGTGGGCACGCAGGAATACCACCCCGAGCCCCGTGTGGCCTCGATCGTGGGCAGCCACTTCAAGCCCGAGTTTGTTGTGAACGTCAAGGAAACCGGCAAGACGCTGATGGTGGATTACTCCGACCTCAACGCCTTGAAGATGACCGAAATCGGTTCGGCGCCTTTCCTGCACGACGGCGGCCTGGACTCGACCAAGCGCTACTTCATGGTGGCGGCGAACAACAGCAACAAGATCTCGGTGTTTGACCTGAAAGAAGACAAGCTGGCGGCCATCGTCGATGTGGGCAAGATTCCCCACCCCGGCCGCGGCGCCAACTTCATTCACCCGAAGTTTGGTCCTGTGTGGGCAACCGGTCACCTGGGCGACGAGACGATCTCGCTGATCGGCACCGACCCCAAGAAGAACAAGCAATACGCCTTCAAGGAAGTGGCCAAGCTGACGGGTCCTGGCGGCGGCGCTCTGTTCGTCAAGAGCCACCCCAAGTCCAACCACCTGTACTCGGATGCGCCTTTGAATCCTGATCCGAAGGTTTCGCAGGCCGTGGTGGTGTTCGACATCAAGAACCTCGACAAGGGCTATGTCACGCTGCCCATCGCCGAGTGGGCCGACATCAAGGACGACGGCGCCAAGCGCGTTGTGCAGCCTGAGTTCAACAAGGCGGGCGACGAAGTCTGGTTCTCGGTATGGAGCGCCAAGGACAAGGTCAGCGCCATCGTGGTGGTCGACGACAAGACGCTCAAGCTGAAGAAGGTCATTAAGGACCCACGTCTGGTCACGCCTACTGGCCACTTCAACCTGCACAACACGCAAAACGACGTGTATTGA